One segment of Solanum lycopersicum chromosome 1, SLM_r2.1 DNA contains the following:
- the LOC101265473 gene encoding SNF2 domain-containing protein CLASSY 4-like, whose amino-acid sequence MDSGDGSSVPRRRTRQQFLKYCVEFIEKRNKLNEKGNTTHSSTTTCVNIEEDDHVRKKRMKVEEKNTSCGGSMVRSLGKGKKKVDSGKRKLSPGTCESVMKRPSEISDSDDDDDNGDKDDLEKEESNSDVVFIRDAAADCIVNSGSGSGSLSNVGSVGLRSGMLNEADDVISSTSSMCRTMGPSESRKSEEQVDIEKSEELVDPLKSQQEFSDTTDSSESESEASSDEDNDRPEDKDYRVHESSTSISSESDDIRSDFDDDNDGVKASEKDYDDMRSGSDDDYDGRKESEDDDLSCSTKQKSKEEGKKESNGRLVPQLAVANEKHRRRPYLLRPRSLSKSKKKMLNRGSCSRPVVLSDDEGSISSSSEEAGKSVQNAVVQKEQKDVIQKDRRIRKKILNDSEFLRFVVDSIVNGDNPDKITTPEEKKQVPVKEPLPLIFRFEDEEPLPLEKQEWQKEIEDLFAEMDMCTLESCIGFTNSSVLPMQGPKVSDCQMGNHQLVLDEQIGLICKVCSHVHLEIKYIFPSFADRTRGRYGRKYFGDSSLLLDAGGFRYYDSSAVDDSAIYVEGTVWDLVPMNAKATMYPHQREGFEFMWKNIAGDIILENLREPLSGSRGGCIISHPPGTGKTRLTIVFLQAFLKQFPKCRPVIIAPANLLLNWEAEFKKWEVDIPFHNLNNKDFSFEEDEATVSVFHCLSRAGKRDPQLIRMVKLRSWAKSKSVLGISYDLFRILTGEDGDGYAKEIREILLKLPGLLVLEEGHTARNDQSLMWQALSKVETEKRILLSGTPFQNNIKELYNTLSVVSPKFAADLELKWTSLSSCIDKNVHALEELRDMIAPLVHRCGENVKKESLPGIRDTVIHLKPTDLQKELLKRIPENPGSFYKQNAVSLISVHPSLVANRSEFSDLESQLKERGCRLDPNAGVKMKFAVELIRLCDGLNERVIIFSQLLDPLKLIKEQLNSLFNWTIGREILYMDGKLDVKQRQISINSLNDPKSDVKVLLASIKACSEGISLVGASRVVLLDVLWNPSVEQQAISRAYRNGQTRVVHVYCPVISKWEVDKIQQQTRKKYHSDVLLSRNEVNTCQVNPSYSLSDDNILEAMVQHENLCHIFEKLSHAPRVVPMTCFPAQ is encoded by the exons ATGGATTCAGGGGATGGGTCGTCTGTTCCGAGGAGGAGGACTAGACAACAGTTTTTGAAATATTGTGTTGAGTTTATTGAGAAGAGGAACAAGTTGAATGAAAAAGGTAATACTACTCACTCTTCTACTACTACTTGTGTGAATATTGAAGAGGATGATCATGTgaggaaaaaaagaatgaaggtggAAGAAAAAAACACATCTTGTGGTGGAAGTATGGTGAGAAGTTtgggaaaaggaaaaaagaaggtGGACAGTGGTAAGAGGAAGTTAAGTCCAGGAACTTGTGAGTCTGTCATGAAAAGGCCTTCGGAAATATCTGATtctgatgatgacgatgacaaTGGTGATAAAGATGATTTGGAGAAGGAGGAGAGTAATTCTGATGTTGTTTTTATTAGGGATGCTGCTGCAGACTGTATTGTAAATAGTGGATCAGGTTCAGGGTCTTTGTCCAATGTGGGTTCTGTTGGGTTAAGGAGTGGTATGTTGAATGAAGCAGATGATGTTATTTCATCTACCTCGAGCATGTGCAGGACTATGGGTCCTAGTGAGTCGCGTAAATCAGAGGAGCAGGTTGATATTGAGAAATCAGAGGAGCTTGTTGATCCTTTAAAATCACAACAAGAGTTTAGTGATACAACTGATTCTTCTGAGTCAGAATCTGAAGCTTCAAGTGATGAGGATAATGATCGCCCCGAAGACAAGGATTACCGGGTGCATGAATCATCAACATCAATTTCTAGCGAATCTGATGATATAAGAAGtgattttgatgatgacaatgaTGGAGTAAAGGCATCAGAAAAGGATTATGATGATATGAGAAGTGGTTCTGATGATGACTATGATGGAAGAAAGGAATCAGAAGATGATGATTTGAGCTGTTCTACTAAGCAGAAATCCAAGGAAGAAGGGAAAAAGGAGTCAAATGGGAGGCTAGTACCTCAGCTTGCTGTTGCGAATGAAAAGCACAGACGTCGACCATATCTTCTTCGGCCACGCTCACTATCCAAGtccaaaaagaaaatgttaaaCCGTGGAAGTTGTAGTAGACCGGTTGTTCTTAGTGATGACGAAGGGTCTATATCCTCGTCGTCTGAAGAGGCTGGTAAGTCGGTGCAAAATGCTGTTGTTCAAAAGGAACAAAAGGATGTTATTCAAAAGGATAGAAGAATTCGGAAGAAGATTCTTAATGATTCTGAATTTCTGAGGTTCGTTGTTGATTCTATAGTAAATGGCGATAATCCTGATAAAATTACTACTCCTGAAGAGAAGAAACAGGTTCCTGTCAAAGAACCACTTCCTTTGATATTCCGGTTTGAAGACGAGGAGCCTCTCCCCCTGGAGAAACAAGAATGGCAAAAGGAAATTGAAGATCTTTTTGCTGAAATGGACATGTGTACCTTAGAATCATGTATTGGCTTCACAAATTCATCTGTTTTGCCAATGCAGGGACCAAAAGTTAGTGACTGTCAGATGGGGAACCACCAACTTGTTCTAGATGAACAAATTGGACTCATTTGTAAAGTTTGTTCACATGTGCATCTGGAGATCAAGTATATCTTCCCTTCTTTT GCTGACAGAACCCGAGGGAGGTATGGAAGAAAGTATTTTGGAGATTCATCATTGCTTTTGGATGCTGGCGGCTTTAGATATTATGATTCTTCTGCAGTCGATGATTCTGCTATTTATGTGGAAGGAACTGTGTGGGATTTAGTCCCCATGAATGCCAAAGCAACAATGTACCCTCATCAGCGTGAAGGATTTGAGTTTATGTGGAAGAATATTGCTGGAGACATAATTCTTGAAAATCTCAGAGAGCCTCTATCTGGTAGTAGGGGAGGATGCATAATCTCGCATCCACCTGGCACTGGCAAAACCCGTCTGACTATAGTCTTTCTTCAGGCATTTCTGAAGCAGTTCCCAAAGTGTCGACCTGTGATCATAGCTCCAGCCAATTTGCTTCTTAACTGGGAAGCCGAGTTCAAGAAATGGGAGGTGGACATTCCCTTCCACAACTTGAACAACAAAGATTTCTCTTTCGAGGAAGATGAAGCTACTGTTAGTGTCTTCCACTGTTTATCCCGTGCTGGAAAAAGAGATCCACAGCTTATACGCATGGTGAAGCTAAGATCCTGGGCTAAAAGTAAGAGTGTCTTGGGAATTAGCTATGACTTGTTCAGGATTCTGACGGGAGAAGATGGGGATGGTTACGCCAAAGAGATTAGAGAAATACTTCTCAAATTACCTGGTCTTCTGGTCCTTGAAGAAGGGCACACTGCTCGGAATGATCAAAGTCTTATGTGGCAAGCTTTGAGCAAGGTTGAAACAGAGAAGCGTATACTTTTGTCTGGAACTCCCTTCCAGAATAATATCAAAGAGTTGTACAACACCCTCTCTGTAGTTAGTCCAAAATTTGCTGCAGATTTGGAGCTTAAATGGACTTCTCTTAGCAGTTGCATTGACAAGAATGTCCATGCCTTGGAAGAGCTTAGGGATATGATTGCACCACTAGTTCATCGATGCGGTGAAAATGTAAAGAAGGAAAGCCTTCCGGGTATAAGGGACACTGTGATACACTTGAAACCCACAGATTTGCAGAAGGAGCTGCTTAAGAGAATTCCTGAGAACCCAGGCTCCTTTTACAAACAAAATGCGGTGTCTCTGATCTCTGTTCACCCTTCGTTAGTGGCAAATAGGAGTGAGTTCTCTGACTTAGAAAGCCAGTTAAAAGAAAGAGGATGCCGATTGGATCCAAATGCTGgagtaaaaatgaaatttgcTGTTGAACTGATCAGACTTTGTGATGGCTTGAATGAGAGGGTTATAATATTCAGCCAGTTACTTGATCCTCTAAAGCTGATCAAGGAGCAGCTTAATTCTCTCTTCAACTGGACTATAGGCCGAGAGATCCTCTATATGGATGGTAAACTTGACGTAAAGCAGAGGCAGATATCAATAAACTCTCTGAATGACCCTAAGAGTGATGTAAAAGTGCTTCTTGCATCAATAAAAGCATGTTCAGAAGGGATAAGTCTTGTAGGGGCTTCAAGAGTGGTTTTGCTTGACGTTCTCTGGAATCCCTCAGTAGAACAGCAAGCCATCAGTCGAGCTTACAGAAATGGGCAGACTAGAGTTGTGCATGTTTACTGTCCAGTGATATCAAAATGGGAGGTTGACAAGATCCAACAACAGACGAGGAAAAAGTATCATTCAGATGTACTTTTGTCTAGGAATGAAGTGAATACTTGCCAGGTGAATCCTTCATATTCTCTGTCAGATGATAACATACTAGAAGCCATGGTTCAGCATGAGAATCTCTGTCATATATTTGAAAAACTATCTCATGCACCACGTGTGGTGCCTATGACATGCTTCCCTGCACAATGA